The Phaseolus vulgaris cultivar G19833 chromosome 10, P. vulgaris v2.0, whole genome shotgun sequence DNA window CCTCAAGCCCCTCACCAGTTCACCTCCTTCTCGAGATATAGCAGTGCAGGAGAGCGTGGGTGCAAGTGCGCCAGTGGGAGGACTGTGGTATCCCACCTTGGATGCCCCTACTTTCCTTGAGAAGACCATTCTATCCGCCCATGCCAAGAGAAATTTGAGAGCTTGGAGGAAGACCAGCTGGTGGAGCAAGCAGTGAGGCAACTGGGGCAAGCCTTGGCTGGGAATTGCCTGGCCATCTCCAAACTAAGGGGATGGAAAGGCTCCGCTAAAGAGGAATCTCATAAGGTTGTCGAGCTCTCACGACAGGTGGATGGTCTTCAGCATGAAATGGCCAAACTTCACCAAGAGCAAGAAGATTCTAGGGCTCTCCTGATTGAGAAGTCCAAGGAAGCCCTAGATTTATCCAACAAGATTGCGGAGCTCCAGGCTGAAGTGGAAAAGTTGAAGGAGGAGCCGGCCAAGAGAGGTGAGGAGCTGGTCCATAAGGACAAGAAGCTGGAGAAGGTCAAGGAGGTCCTCACCGATGATGTTGCCAACTCGTATATGACGGGTTTTGAGGATGTCGTCGCCCAAGCTTCGGGAATCTACCCTGAAATGGATTTCTCCCAACTTGGTTTGGGAAACACTGTGGTAGATGGGTGACTGGTGGACGAGGAAGAGTCTTGAATTAACTTTTAATTAGTTGTCTTTTGTAGCTCTTCGAACAATTTCTCTGAACTTTTGTATATATTAACACCTTTATTTATTTACCTTGCTTAAATTTGTCATACCTCAACTAAGGTATCAGTGATGCACATCGTGGTAAACACGAATATCATAACTTAACCAACTAAAAATGTAGTATATTGATTAAGCATGGTAAACCATAAAGGCCCTTGGCGGAGTCATTTCATGGATGACTTGTACCTTCTAACTACGAAGGATGTCACACTTGCTTGAGCATTGACTAACTATACGAGCAAGGGATTCAAATTTTTCAATTTGGTTGTGTAGGACTTGTGCACTTGGAAATTTTATTCGCACACATCCTTCCCCAAGGCTTGGGGTGACTTGAGCATCTGACTTGGGGCCAATTTTTACGCCAAGTATGCCATTGAATGACCTTTTGATGCTGAGAGTATCTAACTTGGGCGTTAGCTCACACGCCAGGTCTActctttaataattttcttcacTTGGAGTATCTGACTTGAGTGTTGGCTTACACACCAAGTCTACTCTTAACACCTTTGTGGTGCAATGCTACCCACAAGGTTAATTTTGGTTCTTTTCCGCAGAGTACCTGAACTTGGATGGTTCCCCCATGCCGAGGTGGGTCACTCTTTATACCCTTAGCTACGCGCTCTTAGGTATTGTTTAATCGAGGTTTAGCACCTTCTAGACTCATAATCTTACTGAGAAGAGAGCGTACTATCTCATGGTATATGCTTTAGGGTGCCTGGACTCAAAATCTTACCAGGCCAGGTCATCTTTCCCCAACTCAAACCAAACGATCTTAGTTGTGGCTAACTGAGCTTAGAGTTTTACTGAGCAAAGGTCGTCCTATCTGATATCCTAGTTATAGATATTTCTTTCATAACCTTTTGACCTTTAAAATGTCTGAACTAGGTGTCATCTCATGCGCCATGTCTACTCTATTAAGGCCTTTCGGTTGGAGTATCTGACTTGGCTTACATGCCGAGTCTActctttaaacaatttttattacTTGGAGTATCTGAGTCGAGTGTTGGCTTACACGCCAAGTCTACTCCTTGACCCCGAGGTAGGTCAGTCTACCTGGCCTTGGCTAAATAATCTTAACCCTATTCAACGCGCCTAGACTTAGAGTCTTACTGAGAGGAGGTTTCCCATCTGAATAGTATGATCGTCGAGTAAACTAAGCCCTGGAGTCTTACCAGAGGAATAAATGGCCTCGTTTAATTGTCAATCATGCACACTTTGCACTTACTCGAACAACATAGCGGTCAAGTTGCCTTCTTGTGTGTTAACGAAGTATCCTGGCAAAACATCTTTTCCAAGAAGAGTTTTCATTGggcgacctcattaaaaaacctcggtaagggaaaaagagtgtccctttatttattcaaattgtTTATAAGATTGACAAAACacattaactgaaataaaacttgagattggCCCCATTCCACGTTTGGGGTATAGCTCCACCCTTTGGAGTCTCGAGTCTCTATGCTTCATTTACGAGTACCTCTAGCACGCGGAATGGGTCAGTCCACTTGGGAGGCAACTTGTTCTCTAACTGGTGAGGGTGAGCCTTTCGCGTCACTAGGTCGGCAACTTGGAACTGCTGAGGTCTCAGCTTGGACCTTTGTTTctgctccacccttctcttcgaGGCTTTAGCTTTGACACGCGCTTGCTCTCACACCTCGTCAAGTAACTCtaacttcaccatcctcccttTGTTAGACTCTTCTATCACGAAGTTTAGGAATCACGGTGAGCTCTCCTGGATATCCACAGGGATCACGGCGTCTTATCCATATACCAGACTGAAGGGTGTTTCCTTCGTGGTGGATTATGGAGTAGTGTGGTAGGCCCACAAGATTCGAGGTACCTCATCAGCCCAAGTCCCCTTAGCCTTCTCTAAACTCCTCCTCAGACCTCTGAGTAAGACTCTGTACACAGCTTGCCCAGCTGCTGGCTTGCGAACTAAATGTCGTTGTCAGACACTAAACGTTTTGGAATCCCAAAACGACAAATgatgtttttccacacgaagtgCTGAACCCTGTGGGTAATTATCTGTGCCACTAGTTCAACTTCGACTCCAGGATTATACCAGCACTGCGAACCTGCTGGTTAGAAGAGCCATCCACGGGGAAACCCATTGAAAATCCTCACCGTTTACTTGAGGAGCTTCTGAGAagagctccaccacaaagttagCATAAATCTGGCCCTTGATAGGTCCCCTAGGTTCGTACTGCACATCGAACTCGAACAACTCGACTGCCCAGTGTACCATCCGACCTGCCACGTCAGGTTTCTAGAGGACCTTTTGTATGGGAATGTTGTTCATGACGATCACTGTGAAGCTTTGGAAGTAATGGCGGAGCCGCTGAGTTGCGAATACAATCGCCAAGGCTGCTTTCTCGATGGCCTGATAGCGCACCTCCGGCCCTTGCAtcaccttactcacaaagtatATCGGCTTCTGAACCTGATCCTGTTCCAGTACTAGGATCGAGTTGATCGCTCGATCTGTCACCGCGAAGTAGAAGCGAATGGGAGTACCTGGAAGCGGCTTGCAAAGGATAGGCGGGctggccaagtactccttcaacttgagaaaCTCCTCCTCACACTCGCTAGTACATAcgaaacaattatatttttaagacaCTGGAAATAAGGATACCCCTTATCTCCTCTTGCTGACAAAAATCaggacagggcggccatccacCCAATCAACTACTGTATCTCTTTTATAGTGGCAGGGCTCCTCATCCCTATGATTGTTGCACACTTATCGGGGTTTGATTTTATCCCCCGTTCAGTGAGCAAGAACTCTAAGAATTTCCCTGCCTATACCCCAAATACACATTTTTCAGGATTCAACTTCAAATCATACTTAGCTATTGTGGCAAATAGCTCCTCCAAATCAGCAACATGTTGGTCACTATCTAGCGAGGtgaccatgtcgtccacatatgCCTGCACATTTCGCCCTATCATAGGGGCGAGAAtcctatccatcaacctctagTAGATCGCTCTGGCGTTATTCATCCTAAAGAGTAtgaccttgtaacagtaactggAGAGCTCggtcatgaacgcagtcttaCTTTCGTCGCGGGGGTGCATACGAATATTGTTGTACCACGAGAATGCGTCTAAAAAACTAAGTTGACAAAGGCGTCGATGCTAGGCAGCGGATACGAATCCTtagggcaagccttgttcagctCGGTGAaatcaacgcacatcctccacttctcGTTCGCCTTCTTGACCAACACaacgttcgctagccactcaAGGTACTGGATCTTCCTTATGTGGCATGCGCTGAGAAGCTTCTGGGTTTCTTTCCGAATAAGTAAGTgtctctcctcattgaacttcttTCTCCTTTAAATTACGGGCTTGACCTTCGTGTCCATCGTGAGccggtggcacaagaagtcagGATCGATGCCTGACATATTAGAGGAAGATCACGCAAAAGCGTTTAAGTGCCTTGCTATTACCTTGGTGGTCTGATCTTGCACCTCCTGGCCTAGCGACGTGCCGAGCTTGAACTTCTTTCCCACAATTTCTTTCTCCTGAACCTCACCTACAGGCTCAGGTTGCCTCTTGTTGGCGATCTCTACGCGAGTGATCCTTTCAGGCCCCTGTGGTTGGTCGGCGACCACACATattcatttcttcttcttcaggATGTTCTCATAACACTTCCTCGCCGCCTTCTGGTCAGACTTGATAACGATTACCCTTCCCTCAAGGGAGggtaacttcatcttcatgtgccttgttgagGCCACCGCACCTAATCTGTGCAAGGCAGGTCTACCCAAAAGTATGTTATAAGCTAAAGCtgcattaaaaactaaataccTAATATTGGTCATACGAGATGTGGTGCCATCTGAGAAGGTCGTCCTTAACTCCACATGGCCCCTTAGTTCAATCTGGTCTCCAGTGAAACCAAACAAGCAACCATTGTAAGGTCTCAGCTGGTCGGATGACAATTGCAATTTGTTGAAGGTCccccagaacatcacatcgACCGAGCTGCCTTGGTCGATGAGGACCCTGTGTACTCTTCTTCCTACTATCACGATCGAGATCACCATTGGATCATTCTCATGTGGGACTACATCTCTCAAGTCAACCTTGGTGAAGTAGAGGTCAGGCTTGACCGGCCAATTAGGCTCTCGCACGTCTATTGTCATTACCTCCCTCGCGTACCTCTTAGACTGAGAGGCGGTGCAACCTCCTCCCGAAAATCCTCCCAAGATTGTATTAATCTTGCCATGGACAGGCACCTCGTGCCTTTGGTCCGTTGATTGCAGATCCTCCTTCGGTCCTTCCTGGTTCCCTCCAAGGTATTCCTTCAAGAAATCATCCTTCACCAGCCCTGCCAACTGGTAGCCGAGAGTTATGCAGTGCTCCACGTCATGCCCGAAGGCTTTGTGGAAATCACATTAAATCTCCTTGCGTGGCCCCAAATTCCTATCAGACTTTGGGGGGAACCTCAGCTGGTCTTCCATACCTGGCATAGCCATCAATTCCTTGTAAGACATTTTGAACTTAGGTCGAAAAGGCAATTCGTCTTTCGCCCTCAACCTAGTTTGGTTCTTTCTCGGCGCATAAGGTGCTCGGTAGGTGTCTGACCTCTTCCTGATCACAGCCTCATGCACTCTCATCGGTTGAGCTCGAACGCTTTCTCTGGGTTTGGCCTGCCCTGTGTATGAACTTCCGCGCTTTACTGTCATAGCCTCCTCTGCAGTGATGTGGGAGATAGCCTGGCGTTAGATCTCTCTAAAAGTCCTTGCTCGGTTTCTGATTAGTGAATCACTGAATGACGCTAACATAATCCCTTGCCCAAAGGCATGGACCATCAAAGCCTCGTCCTGAGTCTGGAGTTTTACCACAAACGCCCCAAACCTGTTCAAGAAGTCTTTCAAAGGCTCTCCCTGCCTCTGTTTCTCCCCGAAGAGGTCGAAAGAGACTGGTGGTCGAGCTCGGTTGACGACCCCAAACCTGTTCAAGAAGTCCTTCAAAGGCTCTCCCTGCCTCTGTTTCACCCCGAAGAGGTCGAAAGAGATTAGCAATCGAGCTCGATTGACGATGAACTGTTCTTTGAACAGAGCAGAAAACTAATCGAAAGAAGTGATGTGGCCATCTGGGAGGTCGACGAGCCACTCCATCGTTGTGCTTGTGAACGTGCCCATGAACAGCTTGCAGTGCATGGCGTTCGTTTCCTCCCGAGATCATCATCTGAGCGTTGAACGCTGTGAGATGGGCCTCTAGGTCTTCTGTACCTCTAAAGACGATCTTGGGCGTCATGAAGTTAGTCGGTACAACAACGACCATGATTTCCTGTGAAAAAGGCATGGGGCGAGCCCTTCCTTGAGTCGTCGGGCTTCGCTCTCCCATGGAGCGTTCTCCCATTTAGTGTAGGTCCCTACACAATTCTTCGTTGTCTTTGCGTAATTCCTCGTTGCTTGCTCGTAACACATCTAGCTCTGCCCTGAACTGGTCTTGCCTAAGTACCTGTTCAACTCGAATCTCCACCATGAGCCTTTCCTGGTCAGCCCTGAATGCCGCCACCGTTTCTTGAAGGGTGCTAACGGTCTCCATGAGCTGTTGTAGGGTGGGATTGTCATTCCCTTCTGATCCTACTAGACCTTGCCTCGTATTCCTCATCACGTCTCAAAGCTTGAGCACAACTGCGGGTGGGACCTGGTTTTAttgggccccacggtgggcgccaaatgttctggCTGGTTGACCTAGTCGCCGGTTGACTATAGTCCCAAGCTCTGGCTCCTTCTATCTCTGATGGAATCTGTTCTCCCCTTTTCTATGCTGGAACGTGGCTCTGTTGAGACGGatggggccctacctgttgattgcactccgacgatcaagtcagtactgggttTATAGAAACAAGAAGTAACTAGTTTCACTCTTAGAAACAACCTACCTTTACTTGgtatctcaagtcccttttatagcctacctcttgtaacaactttctatcaCGAGAGTCTCTTCTCAACTGAAAGCCTATGCAATGGGAAGATATTGTGTTTTAGGGCACACTCTCTTAGCGTCGCAACTGAACATAACTCTTCCTCTTTAGAGTGCataaaatcttaacagaataaccaccagggtaccaactcatgtaccagcttCAGGGGTCCAATTTGTTTCACGTAGGCGCCTTTGGCAAGGCGTTACGCATCGTACATGCAACCTAGCTCATTGTGCCCTAGCACACATGGGCTTAGGTTTAGAGAAAACATTTTGCTCGTACTAGACCCATACACACTAAGCGCAACCCTAGGTCCATTACTACCCCTTGTTGATCGTCTAGGCCTTGCGCACAAGGGGTTACATTAAGTATACAGGAAAAGAGTAAACACACCTCTCAAGCCTAAATACATGGTCCATCAACTTGGCTCAATAGGCAAGCTGACTTGTCTGAGACAGATGCTGAGCTCCGACCAGCGAGCACTGAGCTCTGAGCGCTCTGGTccaatacaataataataaaagacaaATCGTAAAACATACAAGATAAAGGGTTATTTTgcctaaatatttttattatgtcacctatttttttt harbors:
- the LOC137815499 gene encoding uncharacterized protein, translated to MTVKRGSSYTGQAKPRESVRAQPMRVHEAVIRKRSDTYRAPYAPRKNQTRLRAKDELPFRPKFKMSYKELMAMPAFGHDVEHCITLGYQLAGLVKDDFLKEYLGGNQEGPKEDLQSTDQRHEVPVHGKINTILGGFSGGGCTASQSKRYAREVMTIDVREPNWPVKPDLYFTKVDLRDVVPHENDPMVISIVIVGRRVHRVLIDQGSSVDVMFWGTFNKLQLSSDQLRPYNGCLFGFTGDQIELRGHVELRTTFSDGTTSRMTNIRYLVFNAALAYNILLGRPALHRLGAVASTRHMKMKLPSLEGRVIVIKSDQKAARKCYENILKKKK